One genomic region from Onychostoma macrolepis isolate SWU-2019 chromosome 23, ASM1243209v1, whole genome shotgun sequence encodes:
- the top1b gene encoding DNA topoisomerase 1 isoform X2 — protein MNREFFFKRKLRMRSSATVRLSSTTKLCHHSVTAFKDSFIISSYYLHHHHHHILHLQSLDMSGDHAHKRHQMQSGSEDYNSHKHKDKHKDREHNHKEHKRDKERENSKNGNSEHRSSSEKKHREKEKERLKHKEKQKEEMFHSSDGKYRDKENGFVSSLSIKVEEDNGYHHPIKHEKPVKRERDEDEYEHKPKKLKMDNEKKVKKRKQEDSDYEEREEKKPKKRTKEVKKDSTGGKKKAKNEPEEKWKWWEEEKYTDGSKWRFLEHKGPVFPPPYEPLPDRIRFYYDGKAMKLSPGAEEVATFYAKMLDHEYTTKDIFRKNFFKDWRKEMRSEEKSKITELKKCDFTEMHEYFKAQSEARKQMSKEEKQKIKEENERILQEYGYCVMDNHKERIGNFRIEPPGLFRGRGDHPKMGKLKRRIRPEDIIINCSKDSVHPKPPPGTRWKEVRHDNKVTWLVSWTENIQGSIKYIMLNPSSRIKGEKDWQKYETARRLKKCVERIRAQYREDWRSKEMRIRQRAVALYFIDKLALRAGNEKDEGETADTVGCCSLRVEHIRLRPQMDGQDYVVELDFPGKDSIRYYNKVPVEKRVFKNLQLFLENKQGKDDLFDRLNTSILNKHLQELMDGLTAKVFRTYNASITLQQQLKELTSPDDNIPEKILSYNRANRAVAVLCNHQRAPPKTFEKSMHNLQTKIDEKNKQLSAAKKELKAAKADAKMLHDEKSKKAVETKKKAVQRISEQLMKLEVQATDREENKQIALGTSKLNYLDPRISVTWCKKWGVPIEKIYNKTQREKFAWAIDMTDEDFEF, from the exons ATGAATCGCGAGTTTTTTTTCAAACGCAAgctgcgcatgcgcagtagcgCCACAGTCAGACTTAGCTCGACGACTAAACTCTGCCATCATTCTGTCACAGCTTTTAAAGACAGCTTCATCATTTCCAGCTAttaccttcatcatcatcatcatcacattcTTCATCTTCAGAGTCTCGACATGAGTGGAGATCACGCGCACAAACGGCACCAG ATGCAGTCTGGGTCTGAGGACTACA attcacacaaacacaaggaCAAACATAAAGACCGAGAACACAACCACAAAGAGCACAAGAGAGACAAGGAGCGAGAAAACTCAAAGAACGGCAACAG TGAACACAGAAGCTCTTCTGAGAAGAAACATCGAGAGAAAGAAAAGGAGCGGCTTAAGCACaaagaaaagcaaaaagaaGAAATG TTTCATAGTTCTGATGGGAAATATCGAGATAAAGAGAACGGCTTTGTAAG CTCTCTGTCAATTAAAGTGGAAGAGGACAATGGCTATCATCACCCCATCAAACATGAGAAACCTGTCAAGAGAGAGCGGGATGAAGACGA GTATGAACACAAACCCAAAAAGTTAAAAATGGACAATGAGAAGAAAGTGAAAAAACGTAAACAGGAGGACAGTGATTATGAGGAGAGGGAG GAAAAGAAACCAAAGAAGAGGACCAAAGAGGTAAAGAAAGACTCCACTGGAGGGAAGAAGAAAGCCAAAAACGAGCCGGAGGAGAAGTGGAAATG GTGGGAAGAGGAGAAATACACAGATGGCTCCAAGTGGAGGTTTCTGGAGCATAAAGGGCCTGTGTTTCCCCCGCCGTATGAACCCCTGCCAGACCGTATCAGGTTTTATTATGATG GAAAGGCCATGAAACTGAGCCCTGGTGCAGAGGAAGTGGCCACGTTTTATGCAAAAATGCTTGATCATGAGTACACAACTAAAGACATATTTAGAAAGAACTTCTTTAAAGATTGGAGGAAG GAAATGAGATCAGAGGAGAAGTCAAAGATCACAGAGCTGAAGAAATGTGACTTCACTGAGATGCATGAGTACTTTAAAGCACAATCCGAGGCCAGAAAACAGATGTCAAAGGAGGAGAAACAG AAAATCAAAGAAGAGAACGAGCGCATTCTGCAGGAGTACGGATACTGCGTCATGGATAATCACAAGGAGCGGATCGGGAACTTCCGGATCGAGCCGCCGGGTCTGTTCCGCGGCCGCGGGGATCATCCTAAGATGGGCAAACTGAAACGCCGCATCCGCCCCGAGGACATCATCATCAACTGCAGCAA AGATTCGGTTCACCCTAAACCGCCTCCAGGCACCAGGTGGAAGGAAGTTCGTCATGATAATAAAGTCACGTGGCTGGTGTCGTGGACGGAGAACATTCAGGGCTCCATCAAATACATCATGCTCAACCCCAGCTCCAGAATCAAG GGGGAGAAGGACTGGCAGAAGTACGAGACGGCGCGGCGTCTGAAGAAGTGTGTGGAGCGCATCCGAGCGCAGTACCGCGAGGACTGGAGGAGTAAAGAGATGAGGATCAGACAGAGAGCCGTCGCTCTGTACTTCATTGACAAG TTGGCTCTGAGGGCCGGTAATGAGAAGGACGAGGGGGAGACGGCAGACACGGTGGGCTGCTGCTCTCTGCGTGTGGAGCACATCAGACTGCGCCCTCAGATGGACGGACAGGACTACGTGGTGGAGCTGGACTTCCCAGGAAAAGACTCCATCCGTTACTACAACAAAGTCCCCGTGGAGAAAAGA GTATTTAAAAACCTTCAGTTGTTCCTTGAAAACAAGCAGGGGAAAGATGATCTGTTTGACCGACTCAAT ACATCAATTCTGAATAAACATCTCCAGGAGTTGATGGATGGGTTGACAGCGAAAGTGTTTCGCACTTATAACGCGTCCATTACCCTCCAACAGCAGCTCAAAGAACTGACCAGCC CTGATGATAACATCCCTGAGAAGATCCTCTCGTATAACAGAGCGAACCGCGCTGTGGCTGTTCTCTGCAACCACCAGAGGGCGCCGCCAAAAACCTTTGAGAAATCCATGCACAATTTACAGACCAAG ATAGACgagaaaaacaaacagctcTCTGCTGCCAAGAAGGAGCTTAAAGCAGCCAAAGCCGACGCCAAGATGCTTCATGATgagaaaagtaaaaa GGCGGTGGAGACAAAGAAGAAGGCAGTGCAGAGGATATCTGAGCAGCTGATGAAGCTGGAAGTTCAGGCCACAGATCGTGAGGAGAATAAACAGATTGCATTAGGCACATCTAAACTGAACTACCTGGACCCGCGAATCTCAGTCACCTG GTGCAAAAAATGGGGAGTTCCCATTGAGAAGatttacaacaaaacacagCGAGAAAAGTTTGCCTGGGCTATCGACATGACAGATGAGGACTTTGAGttttaa
- the top1b gene encoding DNA topoisomerase 1 isoform X4, protein MDNEKKVKKRKQEDSDYEEREEKKPKKRTKEVKKDSTGGKKKAKNEPEEKWKWWEEEKYTDGSKWRFLEHKGPVFPPPYEPLPDRIRFYYDGKAMKLSPGAEEVATFYAKMLDHEYTTKDIFRKNFFKDWRKEMRSEEKSKITELKKCDFTEMHEYFKAQSEARKQMSKEEKQKIKEENERILQEYGYCVMDNHKERIGNFRIEPPGLFRGRGDHPKMGKLKRRIRPEDIIINCSKDSVHPKPPPGTRWKEVRHDNKVTWLVSWTENIQGSIKYIMLNPSSRIKGEKDWQKYETARRLKKCVERIRAQYREDWRSKEMRIRQRAVALYFIDKLALRAGNEKDEGETADTVGCCSLRVEHIRLRPQMDGQDYVVELDFPGKDSIRYYNKVPVEKRVFKNLQLFLENKQGKDDLFDRLNTSILNKHLQELMDGLTAKVFRTYNASITLQQQLKELTSPDDNIPEKILSYNRANRAVAVLCNHQRAPPKTFEKSMHNLQTKIDEKNKQLSAAKKELKAAKADAKMLHDEKSKKAVETKKKAVQRISEQLMKLEVQATDREENKQIALGTSKLNYLDPRISVTWCKKWGVPIEKIYNKTQREKFAWAIDMTDEDFEF, encoded by the exons ATGGACAATGAGAAGAAAGTGAAAAAACGTAAACAGGAGGACAGTGATTATGAGGAGAGGGAG GAAAAGAAACCAAAGAAGAGGACCAAAGAGGTAAAGAAAGACTCCACTGGAGGGAAGAAGAAAGCCAAAAACGAGCCGGAGGAGAAGTGGAAATG GTGGGAAGAGGAGAAATACACAGATGGCTCCAAGTGGAGGTTTCTGGAGCATAAAGGGCCTGTGTTTCCCCCGCCGTATGAACCCCTGCCAGACCGTATCAGGTTTTATTATGATG GAAAGGCCATGAAACTGAGCCCTGGTGCAGAGGAAGTGGCCACGTTTTATGCAAAAATGCTTGATCATGAGTACACAACTAAAGACATATTTAGAAAGAACTTCTTTAAAGATTGGAGGAAG GAAATGAGATCAGAGGAGAAGTCAAAGATCACAGAGCTGAAGAAATGTGACTTCACTGAGATGCATGAGTACTTTAAAGCACAATCCGAGGCCAGAAAACAGATGTCAAAGGAGGAGAAACAG AAAATCAAAGAAGAGAACGAGCGCATTCTGCAGGAGTACGGATACTGCGTCATGGATAATCACAAGGAGCGGATCGGGAACTTCCGGATCGAGCCGCCGGGTCTGTTCCGCGGCCGCGGGGATCATCCTAAGATGGGCAAACTGAAACGCCGCATCCGCCCCGAGGACATCATCATCAACTGCAGCAA AGATTCGGTTCACCCTAAACCGCCTCCAGGCACCAGGTGGAAGGAAGTTCGTCATGATAATAAAGTCACGTGGCTGGTGTCGTGGACGGAGAACATTCAGGGCTCCATCAAATACATCATGCTCAACCCCAGCTCCAGAATCAAG GGGGAGAAGGACTGGCAGAAGTACGAGACGGCGCGGCGTCTGAAGAAGTGTGTGGAGCGCATCCGAGCGCAGTACCGCGAGGACTGGAGGAGTAAAGAGATGAGGATCAGACAGAGAGCCGTCGCTCTGTACTTCATTGACAAG TTGGCTCTGAGGGCCGGTAATGAGAAGGACGAGGGGGAGACGGCAGACACGGTGGGCTGCTGCTCTCTGCGTGTGGAGCACATCAGACTGCGCCCTCAGATGGACGGACAGGACTACGTGGTGGAGCTGGACTTCCCAGGAAAAGACTCCATCCGTTACTACAACAAAGTCCCCGTGGAGAAAAGA GTATTTAAAAACCTTCAGTTGTTCCTTGAAAACAAGCAGGGGAAAGATGATCTGTTTGACCGACTCAAT ACATCAATTCTGAATAAACATCTCCAGGAGTTGATGGATGGGTTGACAGCGAAAGTGTTTCGCACTTATAACGCGTCCATTACCCTCCAACAGCAGCTCAAAGAACTGACCAGCC CTGATGATAACATCCCTGAGAAGATCCTCTCGTATAACAGAGCGAACCGCGCTGTGGCTGTTCTCTGCAACCACCAGAGGGCGCCGCCAAAAACCTTTGAGAAATCCATGCACAATTTACAGACCAAG ATAGACgagaaaaacaaacagctcTCTGCTGCCAAGAAGGAGCTTAAAGCAGCCAAAGCCGACGCCAAGATGCTTCATGATgagaaaagtaaaaa GGCGGTGGAGACAAAGAAGAAGGCAGTGCAGAGGATATCTGAGCAGCTGATGAAGCTGGAAGTTCAGGCCACAGATCGTGAGGAGAATAAACAGATTGCATTAGGCACATCTAAACTGAACTACCTGGACCCGCGAATCTCAGTCACCTG GTGCAAAAAATGGGGAGTTCCCATTGAGAAGatttacaacaaaacacagCGAGAAAAGTTTGCCTGGGCTATCGACATGACAGATGAGGACTTTGAGttttaa
- the top1b gene encoding DNA topoisomerase 1 isoform X3, whose amino-acid sequence MFHSSDGKYRDKENGFVSSLSIKVEEDNGYHHPIKHEKPVKRERDEDDRYEHKPKKLKMDNEKKVKKRKQEDSDYEEREEKKPKKRTKEVKKDSTGGKKKAKNEPEEKWKWWEEEKYTDGSKWRFLEHKGPVFPPPYEPLPDRIRFYYDGKAMKLSPGAEEVATFYAKMLDHEYTTKDIFRKNFFKDWRKEMRSEEKSKITELKKCDFTEMHEYFKAQSEARKQMSKEEKQKIKEENERILQEYGYCVMDNHKERIGNFRIEPPGLFRGRGDHPKMGKLKRRIRPEDIIINCSKDSVHPKPPPGTRWKEVRHDNKVTWLVSWTENIQGSIKYIMLNPSSRIKGEKDWQKYETARRLKKCVERIRAQYREDWRSKEMRIRQRAVALYFIDKLALRAGNEKDEGETADTVGCCSLRVEHIRLRPQMDGQDYVVELDFPGKDSIRYYNKVPVEKRVFKNLQLFLENKQGKDDLFDRLNTSILNKHLQELMDGLTAKVFRTYNASITLQQQLKELTSPDDNIPEKILSYNRANRAVAVLCNHQRAPPKTFEKSMHNLQTKIDEKNKQLSAAKKELKAAKADAKMLHDEKSKKAVETKKKAVQRISEQLMKLEVQATDREENKQIALGTSKLNYLDPRISVTWCKKWGVPIEKIYNKTQREKFAWAIDMTDEDFEF is encoded by the exons ATG TTTCATAGTTCTGATGGGAAATATCGAGATAAAGAGAACGGCTTTGTAAG CTCTCTGTCAATTAAAGTGGAAGAGGACAATGGCTATCATCACCCCATCAAACATGAGAAACCTGTCAAGAGAGAGCGGGATGAAGACGA CAGGTATGAACACAAACCCAAAAAGTTAAAAATGGACAATGAGAAGAAAGTGAAAAAACGTAAACAGGAGGACAGTGATTATGAGGAGAGGGAG GAAAAGAAACCAAAGAAGAGGACCAAAGAGGTAAAGAAAGACTCCACTGGAGGGAAGAAGAAAGCCAAAAACGAGCCGGAGGAGAAGTGGAAATG GTGGGAAGAGGAGAAATACACAGATGGCTCCAAGTGGAGGTTTCTGGAGCATAAAGGGCCTGTGTTTCCCCCGCCGTATGAACCCCTGCCAGACCGTATCAGGTTTTATTATGATG GAAAGGCCATGAAACTGAGCCCTGGTGCAGAGGAAGTGGCCACGTTTTATGCAAAAATGCTTGATCATGAGTACACAACTAAAGACATATTTAGAAAGAACTTCTTTAAAGATTGGAGGAAG GAAATGAGATCAGAGGAGAAGTCAAAGATCACAGAGCTGAAGAAATGTGACTTCACTGAGATGCATGAGTACTTTAAAGCACAATCCGAGGCCAGAAAACAGATGTCAAAGGAGGAGAAACAG AAAATCAAAGAAGAGAACGAGCGCATTCTGCAGGAGTACGGATACTGCGTCATGGATAATCACAAGGAGCGGATCGGGAACTTCCGGATCGAGCCGCCGGGTCTGTTCCGCGGCCGCGGGGATCATCCTAAGATGGGCAAACTGAAACGCCGCATCCGCCCCGAGGACATCATCATCAACTGCAGCAA AGATTCGGTTCACCCTAAACCGCCTCCAGGCACCAGGTGGAAGGAAGTTCGTCATGATAATAAAGTCACGTGGCTGGTGTCGTGGACGGAGAACATTCAGGGCTCCATCAAATACATCATGCTCAACCCCAGCTCCAGAATCAAG GGGGAGAAGGACTGGCAGAAGTACGAGACGGCGCGGCGTCTGAAGAAGTGTGTGGAGCGCATCCGAGCGCAGTACCGCGAGGACTGGAGGAGTAAAGAGATGAGGATCAGACAGAGAGCCGTCGCTCTGTACTTCATTGACAAG TTGGCTCTGAGGGCCGGTAATGAGAAGGACGAGGGGGAGACGGCAGACACGGTGGGCTGCTGCTCTCTGCGTGTGGAGCACATCAGACTGCGCCCTCAGATGGACGGACAGGACTACGTGGTGGAGCTGGACTTCCCAGGAAAAGACTCCATCCGTTACTACAACAAAGTCCCCGTGGAGAAAAGA GTATTTAAAAACCTTCAGTTGTTCCTTGAAAACAAGCAGGGGAAAGATGATCTGTTTGACCGACTCAAT ACATCAATTCTGAATAAACATCTCCAGGAGTTGATGGATGGGTTGACAGCGAAAGTGTTTCGCACTTATAACGCGTCCATTACCCTCCAACAGCAGCTCAAAGAACTGACCAGCC CTGATGATAACATCCCTGAGAAGATCCTCTCGTATAACAGAGCGAACCGCGCTGTGGCTGTTCTCTGCAACCACCAGAGGGCGCCGCCAAAAACCTTTGAGAAATCCATGCACAATTTACAGACCAAG ATAGACgagaaaaacaaacagctcTCTGCTGCCAAGAAGGAGCTTAAAGCAGCCAAAGCCGACGCCAAGATGCTTCATGATgagaaaagtaaaaa GGCGGTGGAGACAAAGAAGAAGGCAGTGCAGAGGATATCTGAGCAGCTGATGAAGCTGGAAGTTCAGGCCACAGATCGTGAGGAGAATAAACAGATTGCATTAGGCACATCTAAACTGAACTACCTGGACCCGCGAATCTCAGTCACCTG GTGCAAAAAATGGGGAGTTCCCATTGAGAAGatttacaacaaaacacagCGAGAAAAGTTTGCCTGGGCTATCGACATGACAGATGAGGACTTTGAGttttaa
- the top1b gene encoding DNA topoisomerase 1 isoform X1, producing the protein MNREFFFKRKLRMRSSATVRLSSTTKLCHHSVTAFKDSFIISSYYLHHHHHHILHLQSLDMSGDHAHKRHQMQSGSEDYNSHKHKDKHKDREHNHKEHKRDKERENSKNGNSEHRSSSEKKHREKEKERLKHKEKQKEEMFHSSDGKYRDKENGFVSSLSIKVEEDNGYHHPIKHEKPVKRERDEDDRYEHKPKKLKMDNEKKVKKRKQEDSDYEEREEKKPKKRTKEVKKDSTGGKKKAKNEPEEKWKWWEEEKYTDGSKWRFLEHKGPVFPPPYEPLPDRIRFYYDGKAMKLSPGAEEVATFYAKMLDHEYTTKDIFRKNFFKDWRKEMRSEEKSKITELKKCDFTEMHEYFKAQSEARKQMSKEEKQKIKEENERILQEYGYCVMDNHKERIGNFRIEPPGLFRGRGDHPKMGKLKRRIRPEDIIINCSKDSVHPKPPPGTRWKEVRHDNKVTWLVSWTENIQGSIKYIMLNPSSRIKGEKDWQKYETARRLKKCVERIRAQYREDWRSKEMRIRQRAVALYFIDKLALRAGNEKDEGETADTVGCCSLRVEHIRLRPQMDGQDYVVELDFPGKDSIRYYNKVPVEKRVFKNLQLFLENKQGKDDLFDRLNTSILNKHLQELMDGLTAKVFRTYNASITLQQQLKELTSPDDNIPEKILSYNRANRAVAVLCNHQRAPPKTFEKSMHNLQTKIDEKNKQLSAAKKELKAAKADAKMLHDEKSKKAVETKKKAVQRISEQLMKLEVQATDREENKQIALGTSKLNYLDPRISVTWCKKWGVPIEKIYNKTQREKFAWAIDMTDEDFEF; encoded by the exons ATGAATCGCGAGTTTTTTTTCAAACGCAAgctgcgcatgcgcagtagcgCCACAGTCAGACTTAGCTCGACGACTAAACTCTGCCATCATTCTGTCACAGCTTTTAAAGACAGCTTCATCATTTCCAGCTAttaccttcatcatcatcatcatcacattcTTCATCTTCAGAGTCTCGACATGAGTGGAGATCACGCGCACAAACGGCACCAG ATGCAGTCTGGGTCTGAGGACTACA attcacacaaacacaaggaCAAACATAAAGACCGAGAACACAACCACAAAGAGCACAAGAGAGACAAGGAGCGAGAAAACTCAAAGAACGGCAACAG TGAACACAGAAGCTCTTCTGAGAAGAAACATCGAGAGAAAGAAAAGGAGCGGCTTAAGCACaaagaaaagcaaaaagaaGAAATG TTTCATAGTTCTGATGGGAAATATCGAGATAAAGAGAACGGCTTTGTAAG CTCTCTGTCAATTAAAGTGGAAGAGGACAATGGCTATCATCACCCCATCAAACATGAGAAACCTGTCAAGAGAGAGCGGGATGAAGACGA CAGGTATGAACACAAACCCAAAAAGTTAAAAATGGACAATGAGAAGAAAGTGAAAAAACGTAAACAGGAGGACAGTGATTATGAGGAGAGGGAG GAAAAGAAACCAAAGAAGAGGACCAAAGAGGTAAAGAAAGACTCCACTGGAGGGAAGAAGAAAGCCAAAAACGAGCCGGAGGAGAAGTGGAAATG GTGGGAAGAGGAGAAATACACAGATGGCTCCAAGTGGAGGTTTCTGGAGCATAAAGGGCCTGTGTTTCCCCCGCCGTATGAACCCCTGCCAGACCGTATCAGGTTTTATTATGATG GAAAGGCCATGAAACTGAGCCCTGGTGCAGAGGAAGTGGCCACGTTTTATGCAAAAATGCTTGATCATGAGTACACAACTAAAGACATATTTAGAAAGAACTTCTTTAAAGATTGGAGGAAG GAAATGAGATCAGAGGAGAAGTCAAAGATCACAGAGCTGAAGAAATGTGACTTCACTGAGATGCATGAGTACTTTAAAGCACAATCCGAGGCCAGAAAACAGATGTCAAAGGAGGAGAAACAG AAAATCAAAGAAGAGAACGAGCGCATTCTGCAGGAGTACGGATACTGCGTCATGGATAATCACAAGGAGCGGATCGGGAACTTCCGGATCGAGCCGCCGGGTCTGTTCCGCGGCCGCGGGGATCATCCTAAGATGGGCAAACTGAAACGCCGCATCCGCCCCGAGGACATCATCATCAACTGCAGCAA AGATTCGGTTCACCCTAAACCGCCTCCAGGCACCAGGTGGAAGGAAGTTCGTCATGATAATAAAGTCACGTGGCTGGTGTCGTGGACGGAGAACATTCAGGGCTCCATCAAATACATCATGCTCAACCCCAGCTCCAGAATCAAG GGGGAGAAGGACTGGCAGAAGTACGAGACGGCGCGGCGTCTGAAGAAGTGTGTGGAGCGCATCCGAGCGCAGTACCGCGAGGACTGGAGGAGTAAAGAGATGAGGATCAGACAGAGAGCCGTCGCTCTGTACTTCATTGACAAG TTGGCTCTGAGGGCCGGTAATGAGAAGGACGAGGGGGAGACGGCAGACACGGTGGGCTGCTGCTCTCTGCGTGTGGAGCACATCAGACTGCGCCCTCAGATGGACGGACAGGACTACGTGGTGGAGCTGGACTTCCCAGGAAAAGACTCCATCCGTTACTACAACAAAGTCCCCGTGGAGAAAAGA GTATTTAAAAACCTTCAGTTGTTCCTTGAAAACAAGCAGGGGAAAGATGATCTGTTTGACCGACTCAAT ACATCAATTCTGAATAAACATCTCCAGGAGTTGATGGATGGGTTGACAGCGAAAGTGTTTCGCACTTATAACGCGTCCATTACCCTCCAACAGCAGCTCAAAGAACTGACCAGCC CTGATGATAACATCCCTGAGAAGATCCTCTCGTATAACAGAGCGAACCGCGCTGTGGCTGTTCTCTGCAACCACCAGAGGGCGCCGCCAAAAACCTTTGAGAAATCCATGCACAATTTACAGACCAAG ATAGACgagaaaaacaaacagctcTCTGCTGCCAAGAAGGAGCTTAAAGCAGCCAAAGCCGACGCCAAGATGCTTCATGATgagaaaagtaaaaa GGCGGTGGAGACAAAGAAGAAGGCAGTGCAGAGGATATCTGAGCAGCTGATGAAGCTGGAAGTTCAGGCCACAGATCGTGAGGAGAATAAACAGATTGCATTAGGCACATCTAAACTGAACTACCTGGACCCGCGAATCTCAGTCACCTG GTGCAAAAAATGGGGAGTTCCCATTGAGAAGatttacaacaaaacacagCGAGAAAAGTTTGCCTGGGCTATCGACATGACAGATGAGGACTTTGAGttttaa